A genomic stretch from Leptospira licerasiae serovar Varillal str. VAR 010 includes:
- a CDS encoding DoxX family protein yields MENLDAKSISLWIMATIYTIAGILHFVIPKFYMRIMPPWIPYHKLMVQLSGIAEIALGVGLFFPQTKVLAAWGVVLLLIAVFPANVYHFQSRTRKDPPTWALLLRLPLQLLLIYWAYTFTY; encoded by the coding sequence ATGGAAAACCTTGACGCTAAATCTATCAGTCTCTGGATCATGGCGACCATCTATACGATCGCCGGTATTCTTCATTTTGTGATCCCTAAATTTTATATGAGGATCATGCCTCCTTGGATTCCTTATCATAAACTTATGGTACAACTCAGCGGTATCGCAGAGATCGCTTTGGGTGTAGGGCTTTTTTTCCCCCAAACCAAAGTGTTGGCGGCTTGGGGCGTTGTACTTCTATTGATTGCAGTTTTTCCGGCTAACGTGTATCATTTCCAATCTAGGACCCGAAAAGATCCTCCTACTTGGGCTCTTCTTCTCAGACTTCCTTTGCAGTTGCTTCTGATTTACTGGGCTTACACTTTTACGTACTAA
- a CDS encoding OmpA family protein encodes MNRLLSVLLSSVLLLFSSDLLAEERIIEGKLLQFGRMLGTGNDFIQVLSNDLSPELSRLHNQTIRVLCQMRGENCDPIRYETYPFSESKGLADWTLKRIPNYVNRGYFAFNPTVTPDGQSIFWTVYSSKGKSGTQRIWFAEKDDKGFWRDGKEMPAPLNNDLNSAVIAVLPSNNELFVFGSFGDDEATHKIQVEFQEKKEDLRRNTRDEMEFRLKEEQLAYEYLRKLTLLQNKSTVPLYKSYKEKGSWSYPKAINFPDFSNIYLKNNTSVFGGSTLSSSGRILIYSVQQPDSYGKLDLYVSIQKADGSFAIGKNLGEVVNTSSEETAPFLAGDDRTLYFCSDGHKGLSVYVTKRIGEGWDNWTKPIEVSANLKGVNFFSIPVNSDWAYVSKEGQLYMAYLPRDFRPNPVVVIKGKVLDEEGNPLGAEVHYESLTRLEKRGSAKSDSKTGSFSLVLPYGEKYGFYAEKPGHLSVSKNIDLTESKQEDAKLDVEFRLPALAVGRQILLNNLFFETNKFEISKDSEPELDRLANFLKSNPKLKISVEGHTDNVGKKEHNLELSESRAKAVADYLISRHGIDSLRVRTQGFGDSQPISSNDNASERQKNRRVVLQIVD; translated from the coding sequence ATGAACCGTCTTCTTTCAGTTCTACTTTCTTCCGTCTTACTCCTTTTCTCTTCAGATCTTCTTGCGGAGGAAAGGATTATCGAGGGTAAACTTCTTCAATTCGGTAGAATGTTAGGTACCGGTAACGATTTCATCCAAGTTCTTTCCAACGATCTGAGTCCCGAACTTTCCAGACTTCATAACCAGACCATCCGCGTTCTCTGCCAGATGAGAGGAGAAAATTGCGACCCAATACGTTATGAGACCTATCCTTTTTCCGAATCCAAGGGTCTTGCGGATTGGACTTTAAAGAGAATCCCGAATTACGTGAACAGAGGTTACTTTGCTTTTAACCCTACGGTAACCCCTGATGGACAATCCATCTTCTGGACTGTCTATTCTAGCAAAGGTAAATCCGGCACTCAAAGGATTTGGTTTGCGGAGAAGGACGATAAAGGATTTTGGAGAGACGGTAAAGAAATGCCCGCTCCATTAAACAATGATCTGAACTCCGCAGTGATCGCTGTCCTCCCAAGTAATAATGAATTATTCGTTTTCGGATCTTTCGGGGACGACGAGGCCACTCATAAGATCCAAGTCGAGTTCCAAGAAAAAAAAGAAGATTTAAGAAGGAACACCAGAGACGAGATGGAGTTCCGCCTAAAGGAAGAACAACTTGCTTACGAATATCTTCGCAAACTCACTCTGCTACAAAATAAGTCAACGGTTCCATTATATAAAAGTTATAAAGAAAAAGGAAGTTGGTCTTATCCTAAGGCGATTAACTTCCCCGATTTTTCGAATATTTATCTAAAAAACAATACTTCCGTTTTCGGAGGTTCTACTCTTTCTTCTTCCGGACGGATACTGATCTATTCAGTCCAGCAGCCAGATTCTTACGGAAAATTGGATCTATATGTAAGTATACAAAAAGCGGACGGCTCTTTTGCGATCGGCAAAAATTTAGGAGAAGTTGTGAATACTTCCTCCGAGGAGACTGCTCCGTTTTTAGCGGGAGATGATAGAACTCTTTATTTTTGCAGCGACGGTCATAAGGGTCTTTCTGTCTATGTAACCAAACGGATCGGAGAAGGTTGGGACAATTGGACTAAACCAATCGAAGTCTCTGCCAATCTAAAAGGTGTAAACTTTTTCTCTATTCCTGTAAATAGCGACTGGGCCTACGTAAGTAAAGAAGGTCAGTTATATATGGCCTATCTCCCCCGCGATTTCCGTCCGAATCCGGTTGTCGTCATCAAAGGCAAAGTTTTAGACGAAGAGGGGAATCCTTTAGGCGCCGAAGTACATTACGAATCCTTAACACGTTTGGAAAAAAGGGGAAGCGCTAAAAGTGATTCCAAAACCGGTTCATTTAGCCTGGTCCTCCCTTATGGAGAAAAATACGGTTTTTACGCGGAGAAGCCGGGTCATCTTTCCGTTTCTAAAAATATAGATCTTACCGAATCTAAACAAGAAGACGCAAAATTAGATGTGGAATTCCGTCTTCCCGCTCTAGCGGTCGGCAGGCAAATCCTTCTAAACAATTTATTTTTTGAGACAAACAAATTCGAGATCTCCAAAGATTCGGAACCTGAATTGGATCGTCTAGCGAACTTTTTAAAATCGAATCCTAAACTCAAAATCTCGGTCGAAGGTCATACCGACAACGTAGGAAAAAAAGAACATAACCTGGAACTTTCCGAAAGCAGAGCGAAAGCAGTTGCAGACTATCTGATTTCTAGACACGGAATTGACAGTTTGAGAGTTCGTACCCAAGGTTTTGGGGACAGCCAACCAATTTCTTCCAATGATAACGCTTCAGAACGTCAAAAGAACAGAAGAGTTGTGTTACAGATCGTAGACTGA
- a CDS encoding glycosyltransferase family 4 protein — MFPSTYISSYPKAGPFRILVVTETFPPEINGVAKTLHRMLGDLLQRGHEIILVRPKQGHNDYATANNNYREVLVRGAKIPLYEDLRFGFPEKYLLRRLIELEKPDIVHVVTEGPLGWSAVRAARHVGIPIISDFRTNFHAYAKYYKFGFAGKLVHNYLKGLHNRTQITLVPTAQIKEQLTTQGYTNVQVVSRGIDSDLFHPARRNSKLKTEWGLSSSELGVLYVGRLAPEKNLDLLVRTFRRLQARVTNAKLILVGGGPSKEKLQKENPDFIFRGMRKGKELAEHYATGDLFLFPSLTETFGNVIVEAMASGLPIVAYDYAAANQHLKHGKSALLCGFDKEEEFMEQSCLLAENKKLATRLGLAARKIAAACTWEDVTDSLEMTYSKLSLSKKKSAKSKKAIKLKVQMVRS; from the coding sequence ATGTTTCCATCGACATATATCAGTTCTTACCCAAAAGCAGGTCCCTTTCGAATTTTAGTGGTGACCGAGACATTTCCTCCCGAGATCAACGGAGTCGCAAAAACGCTTCACAGAATGCTGGGCGATCTTTTACAAAGAGGTCACGAGATCATTCTGGTCCGTCCGAAACAAGGGCATAACGATTACGCAACAGCAAACAATAACTATAGAGAAGTATTGGTAAGAGGGGCAAAAATCCCTTTGTATGAAGACTTAAGATTCGGATTTCCGGAAAAGTATCTATTACGCAGATTAATCGAATTAGAAAAACCTGATATAGTGCATGTGGTAACCGAAGGCCCGCTCGGTTGGTCTGCAGTCAGAGCAGCAAGACATGTCGGGATCCCGATCATCAGCGATTTTAGAACGAATTTCCATGCTTATGCAAAATATTATAAATTCGGATTTGCGGGAAAACTAGTCCATAATTACCTAAAAGGACTTCATAATAGGACCCAAATAACTTTGGTCCCAACCGCGCAGATAAAAGAACAGCTAACAACGCAAGGGTACACTAACGTTCAGGTGGTCTCCAGAGGGATAGATTCCGATCTATTCCATCCGGCTCGCAGGAATTCCAAACTAAAAACGGAATGGGGATTATCATCTTCCGAACTTGGAGTTCTATACGTAGGAAGGTTGGCTCCGGAAAAAAATCTGGACCTATTGGTAAGAACATTCCGCAGGCTCCAAGCAAGAGTTACGAATGCAAAATTGATCTTAGTAGGGGGCGGACCTTCCAAAGAAAAATTGCAAAAGGAAAATCCTGATTTCATATTCAGAGGAATGAGAAAAGGAAAAGAACTAGCGGAACATTATGCTACCGGGGATCTATTTCTATTTCCTAGCCTCACCGAAACTTTCGGAAATGTGATCGTAGAAGCTATGGCGTCTGGCCTTCCGATCGTTGCTTACGACTACGCGGCCGCCAACCAACATCTAAAACACGGTAAGTCCGCCCTACTTTGCGGTTTTGATAAAGAAGAAGAATTTATGGAACAATCCTGCCTATTAGCGGAAAATAAAAAGTTGGCCACCAGACTCGGCCTCGCTGCCAGAAAGATCGCAGCTGCTTGCACTTGGGAAGATGTAACAGATTCTCTGGAAATGACTTATTCTAAACTTTCTCTTTCTAAGAAAAAATCTGCGAAGTCCAAAAAGGCGATAAAGCTGAAAGTGCAAATGGTAAGGAGTTAG
- a CDS encoding NAD(P)-binding protein: protein MKIAVIGSGIAGLSASWYLGKEHEVSLIEKHPLVGMDAHGTDLFSNGHSIRVDVPFRAFKRNYYPCLLDLYNEAGIEVRPVDYSFSLNYGDGTTYFGFSTLGIGGNFVPIPYWVCFSNKTSRRIFSDAIRFYEESERELQSLDGEQLTISQFLSRFGYSVEFEDLYLIPMFSTINTCTSESAKNYPAEVVIGYHSSGLKFLRFLTPEKGTRDVTEKLSKRTSSVRLSTDPKKIVLEKDKVKLIFENGEELFDRVVVAAPANQAISILPDEYSKEKALLSKLKYEASEVVVHSDEKFMPKQKKHWAPMCFSLSKDSSTATATILLNKVLPTMKGKAVFQTWNPLVEPNEKDFISRSKFERPVIDLASRKILEELKEFQELPNRKVWLCGSYARYGMPLLEAGVSTSLDVKRWVESSLKS, encoded by the coding sequence ATGAAAATAGCGGTCATCGGTAGTGGAATCGCCGGCTTAAGCGCATCTTGGTACTTGGGCAAAGAACATGAAGTCTCTCTTATAGAAAAACATCCTTTGGTCGGTATGGATGCTCACGGTACCGATCTTTTCTCCAACGGACATTCTATCCGTGTGGATGTCCCATTTAGAGCATTCAAACGTAATTACTATCCATGTCTTTTGGATCTTTACAACGAAGCTGGGATCGAAGTAAGACCTGTGGACTATTCGTTTTCCTTAAATTACGGGGATGGTACTACTTATTTCGGTTTTTCCACTTTGGGTATCGGCGGTAATTTTGTTCCGATCCCTTATTGGGTTTGTTTCTCGAATAAAACTTCTAGACGTATTTTTTCCGACGCGATCCGTTTCTACGAAGAATCGGAAAGAGAACTGCAATCGTTAGATGGAGAACAACTTACCATCTCTCAATTCTTAAGCAGATTCGGTTATTCAGTAGAATTCGAAGATCTGTATCTGATCCCTATGTTCTCCACGATCAACACTTGTACTTCCGAAAGCGCCAAAAATTATCCCGCAGAAGTGGTGATTGGTTATCATTCTAGCGGTTTAAAGTTCCTCAGATTTTTAACGCCTGAAAAGGGGACCAGAGACGTTACTGAAAAACTCTCAAAAAGGACTTCTTCCGTTCGTTTGAGCACCGATCCTAAAAAAATCGTTTTAGAGAAAGATAAAGTAAAACTGATCTTCGAAAATGGAGAGGAACTTTTTGACAGAGTAGTAGTCGCTGCTCCAGCCAACCAGGCTATTTCCATACTTCCGGACGAATATTCAAAAGAGAAAGCGTTACTTTCCAAGCTCAAATACGAAGCTTCTGAAGTAGTAGTTCATTCGGACGAAAAGTTTATGCCCAAACAGAAAAAACATTGGGCTCCTATGTGTTTTTCCCTTTCAAAAGACAGCTCTACTGCGACTGCTACTATCCTTTTAAACAAGGTATTGCCTACTATGAAAGGTAAGGCAGTATTCCAAACCTGGAATCCACTTGTAGAACCGAATGAAAAAGATTTTATCAGCAGATCCAAATTTGAAAGACCTGTAATCGATCTTGCTTCCAGAAAAATCTTAGAAGAGTTAAAAGAATTTCAGGAACTTCCTAACAGAAAGGTTTGGCTCTGCGGTTCTTACGCTAGATATGGAATGCCGCTTTTAGAAGCAGGAGTTTCCACTTCTTTGGATGTAAAAAGATGGGTAGAAAGTTCTCTAAAGTCTTAA
- a CDS encoding DUF5329 domain-containing protein, with protein sequence MKKISSFLLFSFLILSFTFIFGSEPEDEIKTLVSSLDSCKGCVFIRNGSEHKLDEAKAHLLRKYDAAKSKISSTEDFIKGLASKSSITGTPYKIKFPDGKEVESEKWLTDKLNELRNPPVVTKQKKKK encoded by the coding sequence ATGAAAAAAATCTCATCCTTTCTTCTTTTCTCTTTTCTAATTTTGAGCTTCACTTTTATTTTCGGATCGGAACCGGAAGACGAGATCAAAACTTTGGTTTCTTCCTTAGATTCTTGCAAAGGCTGTGTTTTTATCCGAAACGGTTCGGAACATAAACTGGACGAGGCAAAGGCTCATTTGCTCAGAAAGTATGACGCCGCCAAAAGTAAAATAAGCAGCACGGAAGATTTTATAAAAGGATTAGCGAGCAAGTCCTCTATTACAGGAACTCCTTATAAGATCAAATTCCCCGACGGAAAGGAAGTAGAATCCGAAAAATGGCTGACCGACAAACTAAATGAACTTCGCAATCCCCCGGTTGTTACCAAACAGAAAAAGAAAAAATAA
- a CDS encoding glycosyltransferase — MILHIDTETGWRGGERQLFLLAEGLKKHKIPQLILCKPGSALETRANEVGLPTVTLPLKGEWDFGSVKALQELIVSKGIKLIHAHTAKAHSIAWMAKAKHPQVKLVVSRRVDFRLRKNWFSKRKYVSDRVDLYLSVSNRIREILIMDGIDPAKVVTVYSGIDLGVSKKANDTSYLRKEFNLSKDELIIGNIAALVDHKDQKTLLDALSKVETDKKYKVLIVGEGELRKELERIASEKKLLDKVIFTGFRTDISELLSIFDIFTLTSKEEGLGTSVLDAMASGLPIVATNGGGIAEMLTEGKGAFISEVGDAVSLASSYKTLLEDPKIRRSMGAFNKESVKRFSVKNTIKKTELAYYSLLGEEIYSGSKGKSGEAA; from the coding sequence GTGATTCTTCATATCGACACGGAAACCGGCTGGAGAGGAGGAGAAAGGCAACTTTTTCTTCTCGCAGAAGGTTTAAAAAAACACAAAATCCCCCAACTCATTCTATGTAAACCAGGCTCTGCATTAGAGACCCGCGCTAATGAGGTTGGACTTCCAACAGTTACTCTCCCTTTAAAAGGAGAATGGGACTTCGGTTCAGTAAAGGCTCTGCAAGAACTGATCGTTTCCAAAGGGATCAAACTCATTCATGCTCATACTGCAAAAGCGCATTCGATCGCTTGGATGGCGAAAGCAAAACATCCTCAAGTGAAGCTTGTAGTGTCCAGAAGAGTGGACTTCAGACTTCGAAAGAATTGGTTCAGCAAACGTAAATATGTTTCTGATAGAGTGGATCTTTACTTAAGTGTTTCTAATCGTATCCGTGAAATTCTGATTATGGATGGGATAGATCCAGCCAAGGTAGTGACTGTTTATAGCGGGATCGATCTAGGCGTTTCCAAGAAAGCAAACGATACTTCTTATCTAAGAAAAGAATTCAATCTTTCTAAAGACGAACTGATTATCGGAAATATTGCCGCGTTAGTAGATCATAAGGACCAAAAAACATTACTCGACGCTTTGTCTAAAGTCGAGACGGATAAAAAATATAAAGTCCTTATCGTAGGTGAAGGCGAGCTCAGGAAAGAACTGGAACGTATCGCTTCCGAAAAGAAACTTTTGGATAAAGTGATCTTCACGGGATTTAGAACGGATATCTCCGAACTTCTTTCCATATTCGATATCTTTACGTTAACTTCCAAAGAAGAAGGACTAGGAACTTCCGTTTTAGACGCGATGGCATCCGGTTTACCGATCGTCGCCACAAACGGCGGCGGCATCGCGGAAATGTTGACGGAAGGAAAAGGTGCATTCATTTCCGAAGTAGGAGATGCGGTATCACTAGCTTCTTCTTATAAAACTCTATTAGAAGATCCTAAAATTCGCAGGTCTATGGGGGCATTTAATAAGGAATCCGTAAAAAGATTTTCAGTTAAAAATACCATCAAGAAGACAGAACTGGCTTATTATAGTTTGTTGGGAGAAGAGATTTATTCCGGTTCGAAAGGAAAATCGGGGGAAGCAGCATGA
- a CDS encoding class II glutamine amidotransferase: MCELLGMSANVPTDICFSFTGLVQRGGKTGPHKDGWGIAFYEGKGCRVFQDPQASADSQLAELVRTFPIKSNLVISHIRKANRGKVDLKNTHPFVRELWGYYWTFAHNGQLKGVKKEPLKFFFPVGTTDSEYAFCWVLSELKKKFKTRPKNEAQLSQEIRKLLSKLGKKGVSNILISDSKYLYAYCSTKLVYITRNAPFGEAKLIDADLSIDFREYTSPKDVVTVLATSPLTQNEIWTQFLPGEFQVWKEGKQWQRFSPDIK, encoded by the coding sequence ATGTGTGAACTTCTAGGAATGAGCGCCAATGTTCCTACAGATATATGCTTTAGTTTCACTGGTCTTGTCCAAAGAGGTGGAAAAACAGGGCCCCATAAAGATGGATGGGGGATCGCGTTTTATGAAGGCAAAGGTTGTAGAGTTTTTCAAGACCCTCAAGCAAGTGCAGATTCTCAATTAGCGGAGCTTGTGCGCACATTCCCGATCAAAAGTAATTTAGTAATTTCTCATATCCGAAAAGCGAATCGCGGTAAGGTGGACCTAAAGAATACGCATCCTTTTGTTCGGGAACTCTGGGGCTATTATTGGACATTCGCTCATAACGGACAATTGAAAGGAGTGAAGAAGGAACCGTTAAAATTTTTTTTTCCTGTCGGCACGACTGATAGCGAATATGCTTTTTGTTGGGTGCTTTCCGAATTGAAGAAAAAATTTAAGACAAGGCCTAAAAACGAAGCACAACTCTCTCAAGAAATCCGCAAGCTGTTATCCAAGCTCGGAAAAAAAGGAGTTTCGAATATTCTAATCTCGGATTCCAAGTATTTATACGCATACTGTTCTACAAAACTAGTTTATATCACAAGAAATGCTCCCTTCGGAGAAGCCAAACTTATAGATGCGGACTTAAGTATAGATTTTAGAGAATATACAAGCCCTAAAGATGTTGTTACCGTCTTAGCCACCAGCCCTTTGACCCAAAATGAGATCTGGACCCAGTTTTTACCCGGAGAATTTCAGGTATGGAAAGAAGGAAAACAATGGCAAAGATTTTCTCCCGATATTAAATAG
- the polA gene encoding DNA polymerase I has protein sequence MKKLLIVDGHAFAFRAYYAFAASNLKNSKTGQPSGAVFGFFRMLFKLFEDYAPTHVAMTFDPGGPLERGATFAEYKANRKPMPEDLRPQLNEIMETLKILGFKILRIEKHEADDIIGTLAENYKSSAKEILIFSGDKDLYQLLEKKNIKMLRGKKGVTEFVEIDSSWVKEELGVDVKQIPDYMGIVGDTSDNIPGVKGIGEKGASKLIQEYKNLEGIYKNIEKIKNPGMKTKLIEHKDNAFMSRDLATIKRDLDLGINEDDLKLPDYASDEGIRYLKNQGYNVLSRDLAKSVGKEPPKDEPEEGPAGSAKASNAKKGIYKRVESVEELTKLARAWKKSPILSVDTETTSQYAFDAELLGISLCNQEGTGFYIPVTHNQEGLFTNKDQLLPLDQVREILGPVLADPNIPKVGQNIKYDLIVLQNHGFEIANIVFDTMIVAYILAPESRRFNMDDLAEDLLNYKTITYAELVGTGKNKKNLWEVELDKVAEYAAEDADITLRLYNVLRKSLKQSGLESVFKEIDLPLIPVLTQMEKAGIAVDAKYFAELSKDFQREVKDLEKGIYRAAGKEFNIASTKELQKILFDELQLRVVKKTQTGYSTDHEVLEELLGEHPIIEKLLDYRKYTKLISTYVDTLPSMASPKDGRIHTSYNMTIAATGRLSSTDPNLQNIPIREKEGRLIRKGFISGHKDFEILSLDYSQIELRIMAHISKDPAMMDAYKKGIDIHKRTAAAIYGVAEDKVTPEMRDKAKVVNFSVIYGVTPYGLSRNLRISREEAKNFIDRYLTQYPGVQKYMDDMIAFCEEKGYVETMKGRRRPVPDITSTHRQAKEGAKRVAINTPIQGTCADMIKIAMIQIQDEIEKRKWKSKLLLQVHDELVFEVYKSEKDEFLKVCKKLMENALPLDVPIKVEGKFGQNWDEAH, from the coding sequence ATGAAAAAATTACTCATAGTTGACGGTCACGCGTTCGCATTCAGGGCATATTACGCCTTTGCAGCTTCTAATTTGAAAAATTCCAAAACCGGACAACCTAGCGGTGCGGTTTTCGGGTTTTTCAGAATGTTATTCAAATTATTCGAAGATTACGCTCCGACTCATGTGGCAATGACTTTCGATCCTGGCGGTCCGTTGGAAAGGGGAGCCACATTTGCGGAATATAAAGCAAATCGTAAACCGATGCCGGAAGATCTACGTCCTCAGTTGAACGAGATCATGGAAACACTGAAAATTTTAGGCTTCAAGATCCTTCGGATAGAGAAACACGAAGCGGACGACATTATAGGGACACTTGCTGAGAATTATAAATCTTCCGCAAAAGAGATACTTATCTTTTCCGGGGACAAAGACTTATATCAATTATTAGAAAAAAAGAATATTAAGATGCTTCGGGGCAAAAAAGGAGTCACCGAATTTGTGGAGATCGACTCCTCCTGGGTAAAAGAAGAACTAGGCGTGGATGTAAAACAGATCCCAGACTATATGGGTATCGTGGGGGATACTTCCGATAATATTCCAGGAGTAAAAGGTATCGGGGAGAAGGGAGCTTCTAAACTGATCCAAGAATATAAAAACCTGGAAGGGATCTATAAGAATATCGAAAAGATCAAAAATCCCGGCATGAAGACCAAGCTTATAGAACACAAAGACAACGCATTCATGTCCAGGGATCTAGCTACGATCAAAAGAGATTTGGATCTTGGGATCAATGAGGATGATCTGAAACTTCCTGATTATGCTTCGGATGAAGGGATCCGATACCTTAAAAACCAAGGGTATAATGTTTTGTCCAGAGATCTGGCGAAATCCGTAGGAAAAGAGCCGCCGAAAGATGAACCGGAAGAAGGACCGGCCGGATCTGCGAAAGCGTCTAACGCTAAAAAAGGAATTTATAAGCGGGTTGAAAGCGTAGAAGAATTAACTAAACTCGCAAGAGCTTGGAAAAAGTCCCCTATCCTTTCAGTGGACACGGAGACAACTTCCCAATATGCTTTCGATGCGGAACTTTTGGGGATCTCGCTATGTAACCAGGAAGGAACCGGCTTTTATATTCCGGTCACTCATAACCAAGAAGGTCTATTTACCAATAAGGATCAGCTTCTTCCTTTGGATCAAGTTCGCGAAATATTGGGCCCTGTATTAGCGGATCCGAATATACCTAAAGTAGGTCAGAATATTAAATACGATCTGATCGTTCTACAGAATCACGGATTCGAAATCGCAAATATCGTTTTTGATACTATGATCGTAGCCTATATTCTCGCGCCGGAAAGTCGCAGATTTAATATGGACGATCTTGCAGAAGATCTTCTGAATTATAAGACGATCACTTATGCAGAGCTAGTGGGAACGGGTAAAAACAAAAAAAATCTTTGGGAAGTCGAACTGGATAAGGTCGCCGAATATGCCGCGGAAGATGCGGATATTACTTTAAGATTATATAATGTTCTTCGCAAGTCGCTTAAACAGTCCGGTTTAGAGAGTGTATTTAAGGAAATAGATCTGCCTTTGATCCCCGTTTTGACCCAAATGGAGAAGGCCGGAATTGCGGTAGATGCGAAATATTTTGCCGAACTCTCGAAAGACTTCCAAAGAGAAGTAAAAGATCTGGAAAAAGGGATTTATCGAGCTGCGGGTAAAGAATTTAATATCGCTTCCACCAAAGAACTCCAAAAAATCCTCTTTGATGAGTTACAACTGAGGGTTGTCAAAAAGACCCAAACAGGTTATTCCACGGACCACGAAGTTTTAGAAGAATTACTCGGTGAACATCCGATTATCGAAAAACTTTTGGACTATAGAAAATATACGAAGTTGATATCCACGTATGTGGATACTCTTCCTAGTATGGCCTCTCCAAAAGATGGAAGAATTCATACCAGTTATAATATGACGATCGCCGCGACGGGAAGACTTTCCTCGACGGACCCAAACTTACAAAATATCCCTATCCGGGAAAAAGAAGGGAGATTGATCCGAAAAGGTTTTATCTCCGGCCATAAGGATTTTGAGATCTTAAGTTTGGATTATTCCCAAATTGAACTAAGGATCATGGCGCATATTTCAAAGGATCCTGCCATGATGGATGCCTATAAAAAAGGGATCGATATCCATAAAAGGACCGCTGCCGCCATCTACGGAGTTGCGGAGGATAAGGTCACTCCTGAGATGAGGGACAAGGCAAAGGTTGTTAACTTTTCCGTAATATACGGAGTCACTCCTTACGGTCTTAGTCGTAACCTTAGGATATCCAGAGAAGAGGCTAAAAATTTTATAGATCGTTATTTAACTCAGTATCCGGGTGTCCAAAAGTATATGGATGATATGATCGCCTTCTGTGAAGAGAAGGGTTATGTGGAGACCATGAAAGGAAGAAGAAGACCTGTCCCGGACATAACATCCACACATCGTCAGGCAAAAGAAGGAGCTAAAAGGGTAGCGATCAACACTCCTATCCAAGGAACCTGCGCCGACATGATCAAGATCGCAATGATCCAGATCCAAGACGAGATCGAAAAAAGAAAATGGAAATCCAAACTTCTTCTCCAAGTGCATGACGAATTGGTATTCGAAGTTTATAAATCGGAGAAGGACGAGTTCCTGAAAGTTTGCAAAAAACTAATGGAGAATGCGCTTCCTTTGGATGTTCCGATCAAGGTAGAGGGAAAATTCGGACAAAACTGGGACGAGGCTCATTAA
- a CDS encoding class I SAM-dependent methyltransferase yields the protein MEDLPYKKEISLRHHSSFPSKTEIWPKVRLIFGKEGIPTDLSHLYLNEDGESWANLGYWEKTKEYGTACANLAEHLGTLAGLDQNSKLLDLGFGCGDQFRIWENTFGVNVSNIYGINISKIQIEFAKRRYQGRGSSPNLILGSVEGLAKFEDKTFDVVLALDSLYFIPNRNKLVGEIYRILKPGGVFVSAEILFSDRKISYWETFKRNLISKMAKMSSDLKKVEGIVSEYSALGFNFEVLERIDPFVFPGFSQFILEKIKSEKKIPKRLAGRYEMLGEYFGSETIKKHFEYWIYKVRKPE from the coding sequence ATGGAAGACCTGCCTTACAAAAAAGAAATTTCTCTTCGCCATCATTCTTCTTTTCCTTCAAAGACGGAGATCTGGCCCAAGGTCAGACTAATATTCGGAAAAGAGGGAATTCCCACAGATCTTTCTCATCTCTATTTGAACGAAGACGGAGAGTCATGGGCCAATCTGGGCTATTGGGAGAAAACTAAAGAATACGGCACGGCATGTGCAAACCTTGCGGAACATTTAGGAACATTAGCAGGTTTGGATCAAAATTCCAAGCTATTGGATCTTGGATTCGGATGTGGGGACCAATTTAGGATTTGGGAAAATACATTTGGAGTAAATGTTTCGAATATCTACGGGATCAATATTTCCAAGATACAGATCGAATTTGCAAAAAGACGTTATCAAGGAAGAGGTAGTTCTCCCAATTTAATTTTAGGAAGTGTAGAAGGTTTGGCGAAATTCGAGGACAAAACCTTTGATGTGGTGCTCGCCTTGGACAGTTTGTATTTTATACCGAACCGAAACAAATTGGTCGGAGAAATTTATAGGATCTTAAAGCCGGGAGGTGTGTTCGTATCCGCGGAGATTTTATTCTCCGATCGGAAAATTTCCTATTGGGAAACTTTCAAAAGGAATTTGATCTCCAAAATGGCCAAAATGTCTTCCGATCTCAAAAAGGTAGAAGGTATTGTCTCGGAATATTCCGCGTTAGGATTCAATTTCGAAGTTTTGGAAAGAATTGATCCTTTCGTATTTCCTGGGTTTTCCCAATTTATATTAGAAAAAATTAAATCGGAAAAAAAGATCCCTAAAAGGCTCGCAGGAAGATACGAAATGTTAGGGGAATACTTCGGATCTGAAACGATCAAAAAACATTTCGAATATTGGATCTATAAGGTCAGAAAACCGGAGTAG